One genomic segment of Ferrimonas sp. YFM includes these proteins:
- a CDS encoding autonomous glycyl radical cofactor GrcA codes for MVTGIQITQSADTALVGSIWLIDKAAGEARCVAAKEKYEADQVVALSDLGEYESRELPVESANPAGREGGQHLNVNVLQRDVLQKLMDARERVEAGSANDDDYALISDNAQLTIRVSGYAVRFNSLTLEQQRDVVARTFTESL; via the coding sequence ATGGTAACAGGAATTCAGATCACTCAATCCGCCGACACCGCCCTGGTAGGCAGCATCTGGCTGATTGACAAGGCCGCTGGCGAAGCTCGCTGTGTCGCCGCGAAAGAGAAGTATGAAGCCGACCAGGTTGTTGCCCTGTCTGACCTGGGTGAGTACGAGTCCCGTGAACTGCCTGTTGAGTCCGCCAACCCAGCCGGTCGCGAAGGTGGTCAGCACCTGAACGTGAACGTACTGCAGCGTGACGTTCTGCAGAAGCTGATGGACGCCCGTGAGCGTGTCGAAGCCGGTTCCGCCAACGACGACGACTACGCCCTGATCAGCGACAACGCTCAGCTGACCATCCGGGTTTCCGGCTACGCCGTACGCTTCAACTCTCTGACTCTGGAACAGCAGCGCGACGTTGTTGCCCGGACCTTCACCGAGAGCCTGTAA
- a CDS encoding DUF3187 family protein, whose translation MKVVWILGGLMLAAAPAHGRYWADGPMMVRSQAPLKSLVLSPIFRPASYTQGDVIADAAIYAASIWAIDDEYVMDYYTVQYRFSLLWSPSDRWQLGASIASHTTDDAHLDQLTLSFHKLFGIDQNGRTKVPKHRSYLEIPKADLLIEDFSGQAIGRQLELSVGYSLYRHHRHDLSTTAVLAYEDDTNPRSGGGWDGSVQLDYQYAWGSNTAYLMGAMAWTDGDALFGFELETSSWHWGLGYRRQFGDRHQLLLEYNAADGILPDLGEFAKSVHEISLGYRYQVRNLALEGVIMENIKYPDNSADVALVAKIRYKF comes from the coding sequence ATGAAAGTTGTCTGGATCCTCGGAGGCCTGATGCTGGCAGCGGCCCCGGCTCATGGCCGTTACTGGGCCGACGGGCCGATGATGGTGCGCTCCCAGGCGCCGCTGAAGTCCCTGGTTCTGAGCCCCATCTTCCGGCCGGCCAGCTACACCCAGGGCGATGTTATCGCCGACGCCGCCATCTACGCCGCCAGCATCTGGGCCATCGACGATGAGTATGTGATGGACTACTACACGGTCCAATACCGCTTCAGCCTGCTGTGGAGTCCGTCGGACCGCTGGCAACTGGGGGCCTCCATCGCCAGCCACACCACAGACGACGCCCACCTGGACCAGCTGACCCTCTCCTTCCACAAGCTGTTTGGCATCGACCAGAACGGCCGAACCAAGGTCCCCAAGCATCGCAGCTACCTGGAGATCCCCAAAGCGGACCTGCTCATCGAAGATTTCAGCGGCCAGGCCATCGGCCGTCAGCTGGAACTCTCTGTGGGCTACTCCCTCTACCGCCACCACCGCCATGATCTCAGCACCACGGCGGTGCTGGCCTACGAGGATGACACCAACCCCCGCAGCGGTGGTGGCTGGGACGGCAGTGTCCAGCTGGACTATCAGTATGCCTGGGGCAGCAACACCGCCTACCTGATGGGGGCCATGGCCTGGACCGACGGCGACGCCCTGTTCGGCTTCGAGCTGGAGACCTCGAGCTGGCACTGGGGCCTGGGCTACCGCCGCCAGTTCGGTGATCGTCACCAGCTTCTGCTGGAGTACAACGCCGCCGACGGCATACTGCCGGACCTGGGGGAGTTCGCCAAATCGGTTCACGAGATCAGCCTGGGCTACCGCTACCAGGTTCGCAATCTGGCCCTGGAAGGGGTTATCATGGAGAACATCAAGTACCCGGACAACAGTGCCGACGTGGCCCTGGTGGCCAAGATTCGATATAAGTTCTGA
- a CDS encoding HDOD domain-containing protein, with translation MNTQLPKPQMLEQLEQQFWQYQSLSEPVHAPSASMEDEVAFVWRHKLAVERAAEFKRIQKNLKRNEEQEKLRQFFCRAYETELGRLMAQPEGLQKVLGIEVAQLDMLELLLNPDGDIRRLTRFIEADPWLSQALIRHINSNRSEYRRASGLQDVHLAINYLGYEKLAQLVPGLVFEHWSWSPDQSQGLHQRKLWRWCRLLKSKAEYWLREEGESPDHARIYACLFALGPILIHRKATRLYQRMKGEWMNQARLEPGGELYEALRYLRLPCEPVAKHLQQHLVIGRRFLEGIGYQGRLLELMGSLEQPWLRAEPAARAMSRAFGEVVYLTLSGRVMKEVEGLEVITGYYQIPEARVKVQNRR, from the coding sequence GTGAATACCCAACTTCCCAAACCTCAGATGCTGGAGCAGCTCGAACAGCAGTTCTGGCAGTATCAGAGCCTGTCTGAACCCGTTCACGCCCCCTCTGCCTCCATGGAGGATGAGGTCGCCTTCGTCTGGCGTCATAAACTGGCGGTGGAGCGGGCGGCGGAGTTCAAGAGGATCCAGAAGAATCTGAAGCGCAATGAGGAGCAGGAGAAGCTGAGGCAGTTCTTCTGCCGCGCCTATGAAACCGAGTTGGGACGCCTGATGGCTCAACCCGAGGGGCTGCAGAAGGTATTGGGCATCGAGGTGGCTCAGCTGGATATGCTGGAGCTGCTGCTCAACCCAGATGGGGATATTCGCCGACTGACCCGGTTCATCGAAGCGGATCCCTGGCTGAGTCAGGCGCTGATCCGTCACATCAACTCCAACCGTTCCGAGTACCGCCGCGCCAGTGGTTTGCAGGATGTGCATCTGGCGATCAACTACCTGGGCTATGAAAAGCTGGCCCAACTGGTCCCAGGTCTGGTGTTTGAACACTGGAGCTGGTCACCGGATCAGAGCCAGGGTCTGCACCAGCGAAAGTTGTGGCGCTGGTGTCGTTTGCTGAAATCCAAGGCGGAGTACTGGCTGAGGGAGGAGGGAGAGAGTCCCGACCATGCCCGCATCTATGCCTGCCTGTTTGCCCTGGGCCCCATACTGATTCACCGCAAGGCCACCCGCCTCTATCAGCGGATGAAGGGGGAATGGATGAACCAGGCCAGGCTGGAGCCCGGCGGCGAGCTCTACGAAGCCCTGCGCTATCTGCGCCTGCCCTGTGAGCCGGTGGCGAAACACCTGCAACAGCATCTGGTCATCGGCCGCCGTTTTCTCGAGGGGATCGGCTACCAAGGGCGGTTGTTGGAGCTGATGGGTTCACTGGAGCAGCCCTGGTTGCGCGCCGAGCCTGCCGCCCGTGCCATGAGCCGCGCCTTCGGCGAGGTGGTCTACCTGACCCTGTCCGGCCGGGTAATGAAAGAGGTGGAGGGGTTGGAGGTGATCACCGGCTATTACCAGATCCCGGAAGCCAGAGTGAAGGTCCAGAACCGGCGCTGA
- a CDS encoding DUF1338 domain-containing protein: protein MEMDIQHLFGQLWQDYLKQCPSADKVHQLLGRGETIINDHVAFRTFRAPGLGIDNLAQHFLALGYEQKGEYQFEAKKLYARHYEHPDSTQPKVFISELKLEECSAQLQEIVASLVAQMPQGLTQDVAHAYGGAPWKATQEQYRTLLEESEYAAWLAAFGFRANHFTVSVNHLSEFGTLESVNQALKEAGFDLNSSGGEIKGSPEVLLEQSSTLADKVAVSFADGEMTIPACFYEFALRYPMADGELYTGFVAASADKIFESTNVR from the coding sequence ATGGAAATGGATATTCAACACCTGTTTGGCCAGCTTTGGCAGGACTACCTGAAGCAGTGCCCCAGCGCCGACAAGGTACACCAGCTGCTGGGTCGTGGTGAGACCATCATCAACGACCACGTGGCGTTTCGTACCTTCCGTGCCCCGGGCCTGGGGATCGACAACCTGGCCCAGCACTTCCTGGCTCTGGGGTACGAGCAGAAGGGGGAGTACCAGTTCGAAGCCAAGAAGCTGTATGCCCGCCACTACGAGCACCCGGACAGCACCCAGCCCAAGGTGTTTATCTCTGAGCTGAAGCTGGAGGAGTGCAGTGCCCAGCTGCAGGAGATCGTGGCGTCTTTGGTGGCGCAGATGCCCCAGGGGCTGACCCAGGATGTGGCTCACGCCTACGGTGGCGCCCCCTGGAAGGCCACTCAGGAGCAGTACCGCACCCTGCTGGAGGAGAGCGAGTACGCCGCCTGGCTGGCGGCCTTCGGTTTCCGCGCCAACCACTTTACCGTCAGCGTGAACCACTTGAGCGAGTTTGGCACCCTGGAGAGCGTCAACCAGGCGCTGAAAGAGGCCGGTTTCGATCTCAACAGCTCCGGCGGTGAGATCAAGGGCAGCCCGGAAGTGCTGCTGGAGCAGTCCTCCACCCTGGCAGACAAGGTGGCGGTGAGCTTCGCCGACGGCGAGATGACCATCCCCGCCTGCTTCTATGAGTTTGCCCTGCGCTACCCCATGGCAGACGGTGAGCTCTACACCGGCTTTGTGGCAGCGTCGGCGGACAAGATCTTCGAGTCCACCAACGTACGCTGA
- the astD gene encoding succinylglutamate-semialdehyde dehydrogenase, with the protein MSHLINGQWAQGLGHEMHSVNPATNEVIWQGQSATPEQVDAALKAARSAQFPWFSLGLEGRLEIINAYKAQLEANKEQMALTIAEETGKPLWETRTEAAAMIGKVGLSITAYNERTGSKESQAPAGRAVLRHKPHGVVAVFGPYNFPGHLPNGHIVPALIAGNTVVLKPSEQTPKVAELMLKLWLEAGLPAGVINLVQGELETGKALASHQEIDGLFFTGSSRTGHLLHQQFGGEPGKILALEMGGNNPLIVRQVADEAAAVHDIIQSAFISSGQRCTCARRLYLPRTGQGDAILARLVEATNKIRVGQFDADPQPFMGSMISAAAAQAMVEAQTKLRELGGEPLVVLRQLEADTGLVSPGIIDVTAIGELPDEEYFGPLLQVIRYDEFDQAIELANRTRYGLSAGLLSDSRDEWEYFLARSRAGIVNWNKQITGAAGSAPFGGIGASGNHRASAYYAADYCAYPVASVEADQVAMPATLAPGLEI; encoded by the coding sequence ATGAGCCATTTGATTAACGGCCAGTGGGCCCAGGGCCTGGGGCATGAGATGCACTCGGTGAACCCGGCCACCAACGAGGTGATCTGGCAGGGCCAGAGCGCCACTCCTGAGCAGGTGGATGCGGCCCTGAAGGCGGCCCGCTCAGCCCAGTTCCCCTGGTTCAGCCTGGGCCTGGAAGGGCGCCTGGAGATCATCAACGCCTATAAGGCGCAGCTGGAAGCCAACAAGGAGCAGATGGCCCTGACCATCGCCGAGGAGACCGGCAAACCCCTGTGGGAGACCCGCACCGAAGCCGCCGCCATGATTGGCAAGGTTGGCCTGTCCATCACCGCTTACAACGAGCGTACCGGCTCCAAGGAGAGCCAGGCACCCGCCGGCCGTGCCGTGCTGCGACACAAGCCCCATGGCGTGGTGGCGGTGTTTGGTCCCTACAACTTCCCCGGCCACCTGCCCAACGGCCACATAGTGCCGGCGCTGATCGCCGGTAACACCGTGGTGCTCAAGCCCTCGGAGCAGACCCCCAAGGTGGCGGAGCTGATGCTCAAGCTGTGGCTGGAAGCGGGCCTGCCCGCCGGAGTCATCAACCTGGTTCAGGGTGAGCTGGAGACCGGCAAGGCCCTGGCGTCCCACCAGGAGATCGACGGCCTGTTCTTCACCGGCAGCTCCCGCACCGGTCACCTGCTGCATCAGCAGTTCGGTGGTGAGCCCGGCAAGATCCTGGCCCTGGAGATGGGCGGCAACAACCCGCTGATCGTTCGCCAGGTGGCGGATGAAGCGGCGGCGGTGCACGACATCATCCAGTCCGCCTTCATCTCTTCCGGCCAGCGCTGCACCTGCGCCCGCCGTCTCTACCTGCCCCGCACCGGGCAGGGAGACGCCATTCTGGCCCGTCTGGTGGAGGCCACCAACAAGATCCGTGTCGGCCAGTTCGACGCCGATCCTCAGCCCTTCATGGGGTCGATGATCTCCGCCGCTGCCGCCCAGGCGATGGTGGAGGCTCAGACCAAGCTGCGTGAGCTGGGGGGCGAGCCACTGGTGGTGCTGCGTCAGCTGGAGGCGGACACCGGTCTGGTGAGCCCTGGCATCATCGACGTCACCGCCATCGGCGAGCTGCCTGACGAGGAGTACTTCGGTCCCCTGTTGCAGGTGATTCGCTACGACGAGTTTGATCAGGCCATTGAGCTGGCCAACCGCACCCGCTACGGCCTCTCCGCCGGCCTGCTGTCTGACAGCAGGGACGAGTGGGAGTACTTCCTGGCGCGCAGCCGCGCCGGCATCGTCAACTGGAACAAGCAGATCACCGGCGCTGCCGGCTCCGCCCCCTTCGGTGGCATCGGCGCCAGCGGTAACCACAGGGCCAGTGCCTACTACGCGGCGGATTACTGCGCCTACCCGGTCGCTTCCGTGGAAGCGGATCAGGTTGCCATGCCTGCCACCCTGGCCCCGGGCCTGGAGATCTAA
- a CDS encoding phosphoribulokinase, producing MSAKHPIIAVTGSSGAGTTTTTKAFKHIFRQLGVKAALVEGDSFHRYTRAEMELAIRRAREENKSISYFGPEANDFAALGDLFETYGQSGQGQVRQYLHTFDEAVPFNQMPGTFTPYQPLETDTDLLYYEGLHGGVVIDEVNVAKKVDLLIGMVPIVNLEWIQKIIRDTGDRGHSREKVMGSIVRSMDDYVNHMTPQFSRTHINFQRVPTVDTSNPFSAKDIPSDDESFVVIRFRGLKDVDFPYYLRMIQGSFMSRINTLVVPGGKMGLAMELILTPVIKKLIQQRKQTLIKEQFEQGNNGELS from the coding sequence ATGTCAGCCAAGCACCCCATCATCGCGGTCACCGGCAGCAGTGGCGCCGGCACCACCACCACCACCAAAGCCTTCAAGCACATCTTTCGCCAGTTGGGCGTCAAGGCAGCGCTGGTGGAGGGGGACAGCTTCCACCGCTACACCAGGGCGGAGATGGAACTGGCGATCCGCAGGGCCAGGGAAGAGAACAAGAGCATCAGCTATTTCGGCCCCGAGGCCAACGACTTCGCCGCCCTGGGCGACCTGTTTGAGACCTATGGCCAGTCCGGTCAGGGCCAGGTAAGGCAATACCTGCACACCTTTGATGAGGCGGTGCCCTTCAACCAGATGCCCGGCACCTTTACCCCCTATCAACCCCTGGAGACAGACACCGACCTGCTCTACTACGAAGGGCTGCACGGCGGGGTGGTGATCGATGAGGTGAACGTGGCCAAGAAGGTGGACCTGCTGATCGGCATGGTGCCCATCGTCAACCTGGAGTGGATTCAGAAGATCATCCGCGACACCGGTGACCGGGGCCACAGCCGGGAGAAGGTGATGGGCAGCATCGTCCGCTCCATGGACGACTATGTGAATCACATGACCCCGCAATTCTCCCGCACCCACATCAATTTCCAGCGGGTGCCCACGGTAGATACTTCCAACCCCTTCAGTGCCAAGGATATTCCCAGCGATGACGAAAGCTTCGTGGTGATCCGCTTCCGGGGACTGAAAGATGTGGATTTCCCCTACTATTTGAGGATGATTCAGGGTAGTTTTATGTCCAGGATCAACACCCTGGTGGTGCCAGGCGGCAAAATGGGCCTGGCCATGGAGCTGATTCTGACGCCGGTGATCAAAAAATTGATACAGCAGCGTAAACAAACCCTGATCAAGGAACAATTTGAACAGGGCAACAACGGAGAGCTGAGCTAA
- a CDS encoding aspartate aminotransferase family protein yields the protein MTMQSQLNRALFDQVMVPNYNPSSVIPVRGEGARVWDQEGREFIDFAGGIAVNCLGHCHPALVGALKEQGEKLWHLSNVMTNEPALQLAKTLTDSTFADRVYFANSGAEANEAALKLARRWALENGGEEKNQIIAFTKAFHGRTFFTVTVGGQPAYSDGFGPKPEGVDHIEFNDLAALEAVISDKTCAVMMEPIQGEGGIIPATQEFMDGVRALCDKHNALLIFDEVQTGVGRTGALYAYQHYGVAPDILTTAKALGGGFPVAAMLTKAEIASSLKVGTHGSTYGGNPLACAVANAVLDVVNTPDVLEGVTVKHRKFVDGLNAINDKYQVFSEVRGQGLLIGAVLNDEFQGRARDFLVASAEAGLMCLVAGANVVRFTPSLVITDEEIELGLARFEEAVAKVKQG from the coding sequence ATGACAATGCAATCACAGCTTAACCGCGCCCTGTTTGACCAGGTAATGGTCCCCAACTACAACCCCTCCAGTGTTATTCCTGTCCGTGGCGAAGGCGCCCGGGTGTGGGATCAGGAGGGTCGTGAGTTTATCGACTTCGCCGGCGGCATCGCCGTGAACTGCCTCGGCCATTGCCATCCCGCCCTGGTCGGCGCCCTGAAGGAGCAGGGAGAGAAGCTGTGGCACCTCTCCAACGTAATGACCAACGAGCCCGCCCTGCAGCTGGCCAAAACCCTGACCGACAGCACCTTTGCCGATCGCGTCTACTTCGCCAACTCCGGTGCCGAAGCCAACGAGGCGGCCCTGAAGCTGGCCCGTCGCTGGGCCCTGGAGAACGGCGGCGAAGAGAAGAACCAGATCATCGCCTTCACCAAGGCGTTCCACGGCCGCACCTTCTTCACCGTGACCGTAGGTGGCCAGCCTGCCTACTCCGACGGCTTCGGTCCCAAGCCTGAAGGCGTTGACCACATCGAGTTCAACGATCTGGCCGCCCTGGAAGCGGTGATCTCCGACAAGACCTGCGCCGTGATGATGGAACCCATCCAGGGCGAAGGCGGCATCATTCCTGCCACCCAGGAGTTCATGGACGGGGTACGCGCCCTGTGTGATAAGCACAACGCCCTGCTGATCTTCGATGAGGTTCAGACCGGGGTTGGTCGTACCGGCGCCCTGTACGCCTACCAGCACTATGGTGTGGCCCCCGATATTCTGACCACCGCCAAAGCCCTGGGCGGCGGTTTCCCCGTGGCGGCCATGCTGACCAAGGCCGAGATCGCCTCCAGCCTGAAGGTGGGCACCCATGGTTCCACCTATGGCGGTAACCCTCTGGCCTGTGCCGTGGCCAACGCAGTACTGGACGTGGTCAACACCCCGGACGTGCTGGAAGGGGTAACCGTTAAGCACCGCAAGTTTGTCGACGGCCTCAACGCCATCAACGACAAATACCAGGTGTTCTCCGAAGTGCGTGGTCAGGGCCTGCTTATCGGCGCGGTACTCAACGACGAGTTCCAGGGCCGCGCCCGTGACTTCCTGGTGGCCTCCGCCGAAGCTGGGCTGATGTGCCTGGTGGCCGGTGCCAACGTTGTGCGTTTCACCCCCTCTCTGGTGATCACAGACGAAGAGATTGAACTGGGTCTGGCCCGCTTCGAGGAAGCGGTTGCCAAGGTAAAACAGGGCTAA
- a CDS encoding YheU family protein: MLIPYDQLKQSLSAEALTNLMREFLLQQITDQGFDQTDSQALSQALPQVEAALKRGELVVEFSEEEESVAIRPADQVTASAFE; encoded by the coding sequence ATGCTGATCCCCTACGACCAACTGAAGCAGAGTCTCTCCGCCGAGGCTCTGACCAACCTGATGCGGGAGTTCCTGCTGCAGCAGATCACCGATCAGGGATTTGACCAGACCGACAGCCAGGCCCTGTCCCAGGCGCTGCCCCAGGTGGAGGCCGCCCTGAAACGGGGCGAGCTGGTGGTGGAGTTCAGCGAGGAGGAGGAATCGGTGGCGATCCGCCCGGCGGATCAGGTGACCGCCAGCGCCTTCGAATGA
- a CDS encoding galactose oxidase has protein sequence MSLFALWLAASPMHLPPMPEPVSNNAVAKVVSEGVPYVLSFSGLGPDKDYRAVHNRAWALPLTDDGQWRALESVPGQGRLASVAVGLGADAYLFGGYTVEADHSEVSLPDVHRFTLGQGYQPLAPMPVPVDDAVALVYQQRYIYLVSGWHNDGNVNLVQLYDTQTDRWTQASPFPGVPVFGHSGALLGNTLLVCDGVKVVYHDNRRRGFAPEAACYLGSIDKDNPTRIDWRLAPHHSGTARYRMAAAAVAERNELWFVGGTHSPYNYDGTGYDGVAAHPSERISVYSLTDGRWRNLASTQASMDHRGAVQQGDRLLVPGGMGPGQEVLTEVRQIPLSGGD, from the coding sequence ATGTCCCTGTTTGCCCTGTGGCTGGCGGCCAGCCCAATGCACCTGCCCCCCATGCCGGAACCGGTCAGCAACAATGCGGTGGCCAAGGTGGTCAGTGAGGGCGTGCCCTACGTGCTGAGCTTCAGCGGCCTGGGGCCGGATAAGGATTACCGGGCGGTGCACAACCGGGCCTGGGCGCTGCCTCTGACCGATGACGGACAGTGGCGTGCCCTGGAATCGGTGCCCGGACAGGGGCGGCTGGCGTCGGTGGCGGTGGGGCTGGGGGCCGATGCCTATCTCTTCGGCGGCTACACGGTGGAGGCGGACCACAGCGAGGTCTCCCTGCCGGATGTACACCGATTCACCCTGGGACAGGGGTATCAGCCCCTGGCGCCCATGCCGGTGCCGGTGGACGACGCGGTGGCCCTGGTCTACCAGCAAAGGTACATCTACCTCGTCAGCGGCTGGCACAACGACGGCAACGTCAATCTGGTGCAGCTGTACGATACCCAGACCGACCGCTGGACCCAGGCCAGCCCCTTCCCCGGAGTGCCGGTGTTTGGTCACTCCGGGGCGTTGCTGGGTAACACCCTGCTGGTGTGTGATGGGGTCAAGGTGGTTTATCACGACAATCGCCGTCGCGGCTTTGCGCCTGAAGCTGCCTGCTACCTGGGCAGCATCGACAAGGACAACCCCACTCGTATCGACTGGCGCCTGGCGCCGCACCACAGTGGCACGGCCCGCTACCGGATGGCGGCCGCGGCGGTGGCTGAGCGCAATGAGCTGTGGTTTGTCGGTGGCACTCACTCCCCCTATAACTACGACGGCACCGGCTATGACGGGGTGGCGGCCCACCCCAGTGAGCGGATCAGCGTCTACAGTCTGACTGACGGGCGTTGGCGCAACCTGGCATCAACCCAGGCCAGCATGGATCACCGAGGCGCCGTGCAACAGGGGGATCGGCTGTTGGTTCCCGGAGGCATGGGACCCGGGCAAGAGGTGCTCACAGAGGTTCGGCAGATCCCTCTGTCCGGTGGGGATTAA
- the crp gene encoding cAMP-activated global transcriptional regulator CRP produces MALIGKPKPDPTLEWFLSHCHIHKYPAKSTLIHAGEESDTLYYIVKGSVAVLIKDEEGKEMILSYLNQGDFIGELGLFEEQPERTAWVRAKSPCEIAEISYKKFRQLIQVNPDILMKLSAQMANRLQNTSQKVGDLAFLDVAGRIAQTLLSLARQPDAMTHPDGMQIKITRQEIGQIVGCSRETVGRILKMLEEQNLIQAHGKTIVVYGTR; encoded by the coding sequence ATGGCGCTAATCGGCAAGCCAAAACCGGATCCAACTCTAGAGTGGTTCCTCTCCCATTGCCACATCCACAAGTATCCTGCCAAGAGCACTCTGATCCACGCCGGTGAAGAGTCCGATACCCTGTACTACATCGTTAAGGGTTCCGTCGCGGTACTGATCAAGGATGAAGAGGGCAAGGAGATGATCCTGTCCTACCTGAATCAGGGTGACTTCATTGGAGAGCTGGGCCTGTTCGAAGAGCAGCCTGAGCGGACCGCATGGGTTCGTGCCAAGTCTCCTTGTGAAATCGCCGAGATCTCCTACAAGAAATTCCGTCAGTTGATCCAGGTAAACCCTGACATTCTGATGAAGCTGTCCGCTCAGATGGCCAACCGCCTGCAAAACACCTCTCAGAAGGTGGGCGACCTGGCCTTCCTGGATGTGGCTGGCCGCATCGCCCAGACTCTGCTGAGCCTGGCCCGTCAGCCCGACGCCATGACTCACCCAGACGGCATGCAGATCAAGATCACCCGCCAGGAGATCGGCCAGATTGTTGGCTGTTCCCGTGAGACCGTGGGCCGCATCCTGAAGATGCTGGAAGAGCAAAACCTGATCCAGGCGCACGGTAAGACCATCGTGGTCTACGGCACCCGTTAA
- the astA gene encoding arginine N-succinyltransferase, producing MLRVRPIAERDYPALYQIAEDSGHGFTSLPIDEKLLKSKIQRSVRSFAKEVEQPGDELYLMVLEEMETGEVVGTCAIEAAVGIEDAFYHYRLGKDVHVSPQLEIRREVNTLTLCNDYTGAAELCTLFLKPEWRKGDNGRFLSMCRFLLLAAFPERFGDKVIAEMRGVSDANGASPFWQWLEDHFFGIDFPTADYLTGIGDKVFVAELMPRHPIYVNLLSEEAQAVVGEVHENTKPALRLLQSQGFRCQGYVDIFDAGPTVECQRSEIKAVRESASLTLKVGEHDGDDKVIVTNANLKDLTIIRASAKVDREAGEIFLSQADADALARDTGATVWVLGMNR from the coding sequence ATGCTTAGAGTACGACCGATCGCCGAGCGGGATTACCCCGCTCTGTATCAGATTGCCGAGGATTCCGGCCACGGATTTACCTCGCTGCCAATCGACGAAAAACTGCTGAAGAGTAAGATCCAGCGCTCTGTCCGCAGCTTCGCCAAGGAGGTGGAGCAGCCGGGTGACGAGCTCTACCTGATGGTGCTGGAGGAGATGGAAACCGGTGAGGTGGTGGGCACCTGCGCCATCGAGGCGGCGGTGGGCATCGAAGATGCGTTCTACCACTACCGCCTGGGCAAGGATGTGCATGTCTCGCCTCAGCTGGAGATCCGCCGGGAAGTGAACACCCTGACCCTGTGTAACGACTACACCGGGGCCGCGGAGTTGTGCACCCTGTTCCTCAAGCCGGAATGGCGTAAAGGGGACAACGGCCGCTTCCTGTCCATGTGCCGCTTCCTGCTGCTGGCGGCCTTTCCCGAGCGCTTCGGGGATAAGGTGATTGCCGAGATGCGCGGCGTCAGCGATGCCAACGGGGCCTCCCCCTTCTGGCAGTGGCTGGAGGATCACTTCTTCGGCATCGACTTCCCCACCGCAGACTACCTGACCGGCATAGGTGACAAGGTGTTCGTGGCCGAGCTGATGCCGCGCCACCCCATCTACGTCAATCTGCTGAGCGAGGAAGCGCAGGCGGTGGTGGGCGAGGTGCACGAGAACACCAAGCCAGCCCTGAGGCTGCTGCAGAGCCAGGGGTTCCGTTGCCAGGGCTACGTGGACATCTTCGATGCCGGCCCGACGGTGGAGTGTCAGCGCAGCGAAATCAAGGCGGTTCGCGAATCCGCCAGCCTGACCCTCAAGGTGGGTGAGCACGACGGTGACGACAAGGTGATCGTCACCAACGCCAACCTCAAGGATCTGACCATCATCAGAGCCAGTGCCAAGGTCGACAGGGAGGCCGGAGAGATCTTCCTGAGCCAGGCTGACGCCGACGCACTGGCCCGAGACACCGGGGCCACTGTGTGGGTCCTGGGCATGAATCGATAA